Genomic DNA from Pirellulales bacterium:
TCGGTGGCCGTGCGCTTGGTGTCGGTCCAGCGCGTCGTGCCACAGCCGCCCAGGCAGATGGCCAAGAGCGTGCTGAGCCAAACGAGATGTTGCGTGCCGATCGAACCCATGCAATGCGAGCCAAGATGAAACGTCGGGGAACCTATCGCGCGGGCCGCCAATGCCCGATCGGGCTTTGAAAGCGGCAAGCCAGCGGCCGGGTGTGGGGTGCCGCCGACTAGTGTAAACGGGACGCGGATTATAGCGGCGAGTCAGAGCCAGTTGAACCGCGATTTGTCGCCGTGCAACGGCCCCGGGGAATGCAAATCGCTAGCCCAAAAGCGATTATGGAATTCGAACCGGACGGCAGAAATCAGGCGCGCCGTTGCTAGCATCGCCTCGCGGAAACGTCGCTGCTCGAAGTGCAGCGAAGATAGGGGGTCGAAAAATGGTTTTGAAGTCTGAGAGCAACTAGCGAGACTGCAAAACCTGCACAAGCTGGCGGGTTGCACCGCCACGATCATTTACCGGCGGAACGACTTGCTCGCGCCGTCGTCGGATTGGCCCGGAACGGATTGAAGCGGCGGATTGCGGCCGGCGATGGCCCGATCCGGCCGTTGCAGCCCCGGCGCATCGTCTCCGCCGTAGACCATCATTTCCTCGGCGTTGACGAGCTTCGTGCCCAGCGCTCCGCATTCCACCTCCGCCCGGAATACTTGCTTGCCGCTGTGCTCGGCACGGGCCTTGACCTTGAGGGTCAGATCCCCGCCGGCCGAGAGCGTGGGCAGCGGGCGAAACGCGACGACGCCGTTCGAGATGTCGTGCGCGCCCCCCTGAGCCGATACCGGCTCGATTCCCTCGGAGAAGTAGATCACTACTCCGACGCCATCCGCCGCTTTGCTGCCGCGGTTGTGAACTCGCAGCTCGTAAGCCACTTCATCGCCGACGCCGATCGGGCCTGCCGGCTCCGAAACATCGAGCTTGAGATCGGCCAGGGCCTCGACGTTCGTCGTGATGTTGGCCACGTCGCTCACGTCGCCCGCGGCTGACGAAGTAATCTGGATACGATTTGGGCCAGGGTTCGCCAAGCTGCACTTCAAATCGAACGAACTGTCGCTTCCCGGACGAAGCGCCGGCAGCGACCAAACGACTTTTCCTTGCTCCGACTTCCATTGTCCGCCGGCCGACGCGGAAACAAACTTTGCTCCCGGCGGCAGCGCGGCGAAGACGTGAACGTTGTCGGCCACCGCGTTGCCCGGATTCGTGACTTGAATCGCGTAGCTTGCGGTCGTGCCGGAGTACCTGGTCTTGGCCCCTTCGACGGCGAGCGCCACCGCCGCTCGACGGACGAGCACCTCTTGGGCCGCCTCGGCTTTGAGTCCCGGTTCGGCGGAGGCTGTCGCATGTATTGAAAGCGTGCCGGACTGACGCGCCGTCAATTCCAGTTCGACCACCTTGCTGTCACCGGCGCGGATCGTGCCGATCGGGTGCTTGGAGGCCGGAGCAGCCGAATTGCCGATTGGATCGAGCTGCACCACGACGTTCTCGGCGTCTCCCGTGCCGGGATTCGAGATCGTCAGACGGAAGAGTTTGCTTTGGCCATAAACCACTTCGTCCGGCCCGGCGATGGTCATGTCGAGCTTCGGCTCTTGCACATCGACCGACGTTTGAGTAGCAATCGGTGAAAAGGCCCACTGCACGGCTAGATCGAAGCCGCGGCCTTTCCGCGGCAAGAGCCGCAGTGCGAGCGTCTCCTTGCCATGGGCTTCGAGACGAGGAATTCTCCATTGGAACGGCTCAGCGCCTTCGGCGGTAGCGGCTCGGATCGTCCCCGCGCTTGCCTGCGAGCCGGCCACGTCGGTCCATTCGGGAATCTTCACGGTGACCGACAAATCCGGGGCGGCAATCTCTCCGGCATTTCGAATCGTGACTGTGTAGGTGGCTATTTTGCCGATGATGATCGTTCGAGGCCCCGTGGTTTCAACGCTCACCAGCGGGCTTTGCCGAGTGAACAACACCGCTGCGCCGGTCGGGGAGCTGCTTTCGGCGGTTGCAATTTCCGGTGAAGCATGCACCGACGAGTGGCTCGGCGCTGCTTCGATCAAATCCGACTTCGCCGACCGCGGCTTCGACGATTGCGAACCTGCCGTGGAATCCGAGTGTTCCACCATGCCAACGGACGCGGGCTTGTTCGGCGTGGCCAAGCCTGGCGTGCTCGCGGAAACGTCGTCGGCATCTTCCGATGAGATCACAACCCGTCGCGACGACGGGCCGGCCTTCAAGTTCGGCTCGGCCGGGATTGTTGAAAACTGCCGGGGACTGTCCCCTTTTGTGTCCCCCGCGGTGGATTCAACGGTCGCGGAAGAAATGGGGACTGCCCCCTTCTCCACAAGCGGTTTTTCCGCGACGGGCGCCGAGCGGTCGGTTTCGGACGATTGTCGAATTGCCGCGAGTCGTTCTTGAAGCGACCGAGAATCGTGCGGCATCGAATCGTCGGACTTAAGATCCTGAGAGAGAGGACTCTCGGCCACCGAACTCCGCGGCTGCGAAGCATCCGCGGTCGAGCCGTGAACGAGCGCCTTCTCTGAGAACGACGGACGGGCGCCCAAATCGGTGGGCGAACCGGTCGTAATCAGCGTGCCCTGCGTGACGACCGGTTTCATGTCGCCAGCCGTAACGCGCGGGGCCATCTTGCTCGGCGCCGTGTTTTGAGGCGCGTAGCCGTCAACCACGCCCGCGCTAATGGCCTGCGAAGGCCCATATAGCCGCCGATTCGATTGGCTTTGAATTGTTACCGAGTGCAGCGGCTGTGTATTCGACGAGTTTGAGTTGGAGGATGAATTGGAAGAACCGTCTTGTGCTCCCGAAGCGGCATTACCGTTGTTCGAATTCGAGTTGTTATCGTTCGTCGGCCAGCGGAGCAGAT
This window encodes:
- a CDS encoding CARDB domain-containing protein; translation: MFSKLSVFLASAAALLCLAIVVRGQDDTHSSAPWPFGRSLNLLRWPTNDNNSNSNNGNAASGAQDGSSNSSSNSNSSNTQPLHSVTIQSQSNRRLYGPSQAISAGVVDGYAPQNTAPSKMAPRVTAGDMKPVVTQGTLITTGSPTDLGARPSFSEKALVHGSTADASQPRSSVAESPLSQDLKSDDSMPHDSRSLQERLAAIRQSSETDRSAPVAEKPLVEKGAVPISSATVESTAGDTKGDSPRQFSTIPAEPNLKAGPSSRRVVISSEDADDVSASTPGLATPNKPASVGMVEHSDSTAGSQSSKPRSAKSDLIEAAPSHSSVHASPEIATAESSSPTGAAVLFTRQSPLVSVETTGPRTIIIGKIATYTVTIRNAGEIAAPDLSVTVKIPEWTDVAGSQASAGTIRAATAEGAEPFQWRIPRLEAHGKETLALRLLPRKGRGFDLAVQWAFSPIATQTSVDVQEPKLDMTIAGPDEVVYGQSKLFRLTISNPGTGDAENVVVQLDPIGNSAAPASKHPIGTIRAGDSKVVELELTARQSGTLSIHATASAEPGLKAEAAQEVLVRRAAVALAVEGAKTRYSGTTASYAIQVTNPGNAVADNVHVFAALPPGAKFVSASAGGQWKSEQGKVVWSLPALRPGSDSSFDLKCSLANPGPNRIQITSSAAGDVSDVANITTNVEALADLKLDVSEPAGPIGVGDEVAYELRVHNRGSKAADGVGVVIYFSEGIEPVSAQGGAHDISNGVVAFRPLPTLSAGGDLTLKVKARAEHSGKQVFRAEVECGALGTKLVNAEEMMVYGGDDAPGLQRPDRAIAGRNPPLQSVPGQSDDGASKSFRR